A genomic region of Fervidobacterium gondwanense DSM 13020 contains the following coding sequences:
- a CDS encoding PhoPQ-activated protein PqaA family protein, protein MTIRIKSFQHIILVLSVLISLHSVSLGSLLEKYLDNSGTPSYEILSLSNSPVGGKWILLNIQSQTWRGITWNHKVAVYIPRRLPHKEHGIIFVTGSAPRDPLSRANEYTLVAESIGAPFAILWDIPNQPLFGLREDALIAYTLAKYLETREEDWPLLFPMVKSVVATMDCLQQIFKDQGLNVEKFLITGASKRGWTTYLTGAIDKRVFAIAPIVYDNLNLQEQMKRQLEYYGTFSDQIKDYTKLGLTELMVKNDEKIFEVVKSIDPYYYDIKVPKLIILGSNDPYWVVDSSEVYFENLAAPKYVLVLPNEGHNISNTVEIFNTIRAFFAISVSGKYPVLHWKNEESSIVLETEEEIEYAKGWYATSNNLDFRKSYWQSVDLEIQNDGEKSVVKFNAPDAEGNVAMFIEVRLIKEGYTLSLTTTPRVLRK, encoded by the coding sequence ATGACTATACGTATAAAATCTTTTCAACACATCATACTTGTGCTCTCAGTACTCATATCTCTCCACTCGGTCAGTTTAGGTAGTTTGCTTGAAAAATATCTCGATAATTCAGGAACGCCGTCGTATGAAATACTTTCACTATCAAACTCACCTGTTGGTGGAAAATGGATACTGCTAAACATCCAAAGCCAAACATGGCGTGGTATAACATGGAACCACAAAGTTGCAGTGTATATACCGAGACGTTTACCACACAAGGAACATGGGATAATATTCGTCACAGGCTCAGCTCCTCGTGACCCGCTCTCAAGAGCAAACGAGTACACACTGGTTGCTGAAAGTATAGGCGCACCTTTTGCGATACTGTGGGATATACCTAACCAACCTCTCTTTGGTTTGAGAGAAGATGCACTAATTGCGTATACCCTTGCAAAATACTTGGAAACACGGGAAGAAGACTGGCCACTGCTCTTTCCGATGGTTAAGAGCGTCGTGGCTACAATGGATTGTCTGCAGCAAATATTCAAAGACCAAGGTTTGAACGTCGAAAAATTCCTTATAACAGGCGCATCTAAGAGAGGATGGACAACATACTTGACCGGTGCGATAGACAAAAGGGTATTTGCTATAGCCCCTATTGTATACGACAATCTCAATCTCCAAGAGCAGATGAAAAGACAGCTGGAATACTACGGAACGTTCAGCGATCAGATCAAAGACTACACAAAACTTGGCTTGACCGAGTTAATGGTTAAGAATGACGAGAAGATTTTTGAAGTAGTTAAATCGATAGACCCGTATTATTATGATATAAAAGTGCCAAAGCTGATAATTCTTGGTTCTAACGACCCATATTGGGTCGTCGATTCCTCTGAGGTTTACTTCGAAAATCTGGCGGCACCCAAGTACGTATTGGTACTGCCAAATGAAGGTCACAATATTTCAAATACGGTCGAAATATTCAATACAATAAGAGCATTCTTCGCAATATCAGTTTCGGGAAAGTATCCAGTTCTGCATTGGAAAAATGAAGAAAGTTCGATCGTTTTGGAGACCGAAGAAGAGATAGAATATGCGAAAGGATGGTACGCAACGTCGAATAACTTGGATTTCAGAAAATCTTACTGGCAAAGTGTTGATCTTGAAATTCAAAATGATGGAGAAAAGTCTGTTGTGAAGTTCAACGCTCCGGATGCCGAAGGAAACGTTGCAATGTTCATCGAAGTCAGACTTATTAAGGAAGGTTATACTTTAAGCCTAACAACTACACCAAGAGTTCTCAGAAAATAA
- a CDS encoding response regulator, translating to MIDVLVVDDEKHVRNLLVRMISTMYECQPMEAESVEEALKICDKHKFDVITTDIKFNGEDELDGKEFIKRLRLRGIFTPVLIISAFATPEDIAEVCKYTPVDYLAKPFTQDELRKKLKSLLEYQKESFEKYLREAEGLIHSNFPGDLDKGEQLVRVMFSLMPSSPIPHYLMAEIIEKRGNHELAERHRNAARALDVNQRGYRKGEEIDTD from the coding sequence ATGATAGATGTATTGGTGGTTGATGATGAAAAGCATGTCAGAAACCTTTTAGTTCGAATGATTTCCACTATGTACGAATGCCAACCAATGGAAGCTGAGAGCGTTGAAGAGGCTTTAAAAATATGCGATAAACATAAATTCGATGTAATTACAACAGATATTAAGTTCAACGGAGAAGATGAACTCGACGGAAAAGAGTTCATCAAGAGGTTAAGGTTACGCGGAATCTTTACACCTGTGCTGATAATATCCGCATTTGCAACGCCGGAAGATATAGCAGAAGTGTGCAAGTACACGCCAGTTGACTATCTTGCTAAGCCATTCACTCAAGACGAACTCAGAAAGAAGTTGAAATCTCTGCTTGAGTACCAGAAGGAGAGTTTCGAGAAGTACTTGAGAGAAGCAGAAGGGTTGATACATTCGAATTTTCCTGGTGATCTCGATAAGGGCGAGCAGTTGGTCAGGGTCATGTTCTCTCTCATGCCTTCCTCTCCGATTCCTCACTATCTAATGGCAGAGATAATAGAAAAACGCGGCAACCACGAACTTGCTGAAAGGCACAGAAATGCGGCAAGAGCCTTAGATGTTAATCAAAGAGGTTACAGAAAGGGTGAAGAAATTGACACGGACTAA
- a CDS encoding TrkH family potassium uptake protein — protein MLERYLRIYKAFTLVISQYAFIVIAPLILCLFYPEELSNSYGFLLPALLSAIIFLTGLIIRVSDPGTITYRDGAVLTIFTWIVISILSALPYMLIGNLTFSQSIFESVSGLTGTGLTMYTDVTKLSKLLLFWRSFTQWVGSAGFAVLMLGLVLGPRAAGFYKSEGRSDNLVPNIKRSAQIIVAIYVSYTVAGTIALKIAGMNWFEALNHTMTALATGGFSTRNGSIGEFNNLTIEIIVIVLMFLGATGFGIHYAFWKGNIRAVLKNGEPWLMTISTFFFSIILTIYSLEKFFKNFGEGFRYIFFQTVSAVSGTGFQTLPLGEQKWISFSPFMFVLVMLMLAGGNMDSTSSGIKQFRIWIIINTIYNSIKNFILPKGTVKKKILFKGEQQLVIGDENVKEALLIFMMYILSLSIGSLILMLHGYDMERAIFEFASAMDGVGLSCGVTSPDMPLTAMWTLIIGMFAGRFEFLIVLYAIGKIISDFRNKSKERFLMKNLVGR, from the coding sequence ATGCTTGAACGATATTTGAGAATATACAAAGCCTTCACACTCGTTATATCACAATATGCTTTTATTGTAATCGCGCCCCTTATACTGTGCCTTTTTTATCCAGAAGAGCTGAGCAATTCATACGGTTTTCTTCTGCCAGCACTTCTTTCGGCAATTATATTCCTTACCGGTTTGATTATAAGAGTCTCCGATCCAGGAACAATAACTTATCGTGATGGTGCAGTCTTAACAATTTTCACATGGATTGTAATATCCATTCTTTCAGCTTTACCATACATGCTTATAGGCAATCTGACGTTCTCACAATCGATCTTTGAGTCTGTAAGCGGGTTAACTGGTACGGGTTTAACTATGTATACAGACGTAACAAAACTGTCTAAACTCTTATTATTCTGGAGGTCTTTTACTCAGTGGGTTGGAAGCGCAGGTTTTGCCGTTTTGATGCTCGGACTTGTCTTGGGACCGCGTGCGGCTGGTTTCTACAAGTCGGAAGGTCGTTCTGACAACCTTGTTCCAAACATAAAACGTTCAGCCCAAATAATTGTAGCGATCTATGTCTCTTATACAGTCGCTGGAACGATTGCCTTAAAGATTGCTGGCATGAATTGGTTCGAAGCGCTTAATCATACAATGACGGCACTTGCAACGGGCGGTTTTTCCACAAGAAATGGAAGCATAGGTGAATTTAACAATCTTACAATCGAGATTATCGTAATAGTTCTGATGTTCTTAGGCGCTACCGGCTTTGGAATACATTACGCATTTTGGAAGGGAAATATAAGAGCTGTCTTAAAAAATGGCGAACCTTGGCTAATGACAATTTCCACATTCTTCTTTTCCATTATATTAACCATATACAGTCTCGAAAAATTCTTCAAGAATTTCGGAGAAGGCTTCAGATATATCTTTTTCCAAACAGTGTCTGCTGTATCAGGAACTGGTTTTCAAACACTGCCGCTGGGCGAACAGAAATGGATTTCTTTTTCTCCTTTTATGTTTGTCTTAGTCATGCTGATGTTAGCAGGTGGAAACATGGACTCAACATCGAGTGGTATCAAGCAATTCCGAATTTGGATTATCATAAATACCATTTATAACAGCATCAAAAATTTCATATTACCTAAGGGGACAGTTAAAAAGAAAATTCTGTTCAAGGGTGAACAACAATTGGTTATAGGAGATGAAAACGTAAAGGAAGCACTACTAATTTTTATGATGTACATACTGTCTCTCTCAATCGGGTCACTTATACTTATGCTACATGGGTATGATATGGAACGTGCTATCTTTGAATTTGCTTCGGCTATGGATGGTGTAGGATTGAGCTGCGGAGTAACTTCACCTGATATGCCACTGACAGCGATGTGGACTTTGATAATTGGAATGTTTGCTGGAAGGTTTGAGTTTCTGATCGTGCTTTATGCAATTGGAAAAATCATATCAGATTTTAGGAACAAATCTAAGGAAAGATTCTTAATGAAAAACTTGGTTGGGAGATGA
- a CDS encoding DUF4897 domain-containing protein, producing the protein MNSKSALYILIFVVVFFLIVDIVTLFMRGQNFTIEYYDSDIYVDYSPVATITTTSGLLFKTEKKKSEYIEAYKQTSAETFKKYFSEISKEIGKTIDVVDFKSQVNHKDDLLEIVEVVTLRGLVKENNSAYVLDMGNITMNQLQNSNLKVHLPEGAVLESVEPTPTKVLNSLILWKGQDIKFFPKIVFKRG; encoded by the coding sequence GTGAATAGTAAGTCTGCACTATACATTCTAATATTTGTGGTTGTTTTTTTCTTAATCGTCGATATTGTTACTCTGTTTATGCGAGGTCAGAACTTTACAATTGAATACTACGATTCCGACATATATGTTGACTATTCACCTGTTGCTACAATAACAACAACGAGTGGACTACTTTTCAAAACGGAAAAGAAGAAAAGTGAATATATTGAAGCATATAAACAGACATCTGCTGAAACTTTTAAAAAGTACTTCTCTGAAATCTCGAAAGAAATAGGAAAGACGATAGACGTAGTTGATTTCAAATCTCAAGTTAACCATAAGGATGATTTACTGGAAATTGTTGAAGTCGTAACTCTGAGGGGGCTTGTAAAAGAAAATAACTCAGCCTACGTGCTCGATATGGGAAATATAACGATGAACCAGCTACAAAATTCCAACTTGAAAGTCCATCTGCCCGAAGGTGCAGTCTTAGAAAGCGTTGAGCCAACACCGACTAAAGTTTTGAATTCTCTGATACTGTGGAAAGGTCAAGACATAAAATTCTTTCCGAAAATAGTATTTAAGAGGGGATGA
- a CDS encoding alpha-amylase family glycosyl hydrolase, whose amino-acid sequence MAKGFGYRKLLVLLSTLLLLLSSVVALSDVLTQYKGGWADKVLYMIMIDRFNDGDPSNNNQANVEYDPRDGAKYSGGDLKGITDKITYIRGMGIDGIWITPPVANQWWDPWVNYGGYHGYWARDFKKVDEHFGTLADYKALADALHNNGMKLIQDIVVNHVGNYFRFRNGKFELNTGSIPTSAPTQYPFNLNNYNDPAQKEKAIYHWTPDITNYSDPNQKLNYQMSGLDDLNTENPEVVEALIDAYSYWIKEVGVDGFRVDTAMYVPKEFFDKFFKGEKGIFSLRKDFIAFGETWLSGKPLEYTSDMEIASYFDHGFNSMLDFTLMEEIRRVIKGGQPTEFLAYRMKVRNEILKKGLLVTFIDNHDMERFGKGVTPNITMQALGFLLTLPGMPVIYYGTEQYFEETRASMFKGGWGSFGEDHFNTNSDMYRFIREAIEFRKAHPATRYGEVNILLSEVRGAGLLVYTLKSSEEELFIIMNTANDARISNFKTSYEPGTTLEPIYNATGGISSPIVVKENGYITVRIPARTFTVFAISKDKSEVYKPTTKVSVSIKPNEKVTALKEILGETDARTVYVYFDRKAESEQKIEPKNGKFSFVIDPFKLDPGEHVLLVRAVGKNVRDTVYTEEIKFIVELEKKLLAEAKDPADDDIGPSGTYIYPTDATFKRQMDILEAKVESIGSTLVISVKPRDLTKSWGPPNGFDHVTYQIFIDDPSRKGTGVLPLQNYAFDNWDWDWEVFATGWSSAIYTAQGSTKDKFGTQLGSPEVFVEDGWVKIIVKGDWVGNPSSFSGWTVYVTSWDYDGIESKFRPLQQEPKAYIMGGGNPTDPLIMDDVWLELE is encoded by the coding sequence GTGGCTAAAGGGTTTGGTTACAGAAAGTTACTTGTCCTTCTGAGCACTTTGCTGTTGCTTCTGAGCTCTGTGGTTGCACTTTCTGACGTACTTACTCAGTATAAAGGCGGTTGGGCGGACAAAGTGCTCTATATGATCATGATCGATAGGTTCAATGATGGTGATCCGTCAAACAACAACCAAGCCAATGTTGAGTACGATCCAAGGGATGGGGCAAAATACAGCGGTGGAGATTTGAAAGGTATAACCGATAAAATAACATACATAAGAGGTATGGGCATAGACGGTATATGGATAACTCCACCTGTTGCCAACCAGTGGTGGGATCCGTGGGTCAATTACGGTGGTTACCACGGCTACTGGGCGAGGGATTTTAAAAAGGTGGACGAACATTTTGGAACACTTGCAGATTACAAAGCACTTGCTGATGCGCTGCATAACAACGGTATGAAGTTGATACAAGACATTGTGGTCAACCATGTTGGAAATTACTTTAGATTCAGAAATGGAAAGTTTGAGCTCAATACTGGTAGCATACCAACATCAGCTCCTACTCAGTATCCGTTTAACTTGAACAACTACAATGACCCGGCGCAAAAAGAAAAGGCTATATACCACTGGACACCGGATATCACAAATTACTCTGATCCGAACCAAAAGCTCAATTATCAGATGAGCGGACTGGATGATCTGAATACTGAAAATCCGGAAGTTGTTGAGGCTTTGATAGACGCTTACTCTTACTGGATCAAAGAAGTTGGTGTCGACGGGTTCAGGGTAGATACAGCGATGTACGTTCCAAAGGAGTTCTTCGACAAGTTCTTCAAAGGTGAAAAAGGAATTTTCTCGCTTAGAAAAGATTTCATAGCATTTGGCGAGACGTGGCTTTCCGGGAAGCCTCTGGAATATACATCGGATATGGAGATAGCATCGTATTTTGATCACGGCTTCAATTCCATGCTCGATTTCACGCTCATGGAAGAGATAAGGAGGGTTATAAAAGGCGGTCAGCCAACAGAATTTTTGGCGTACCGTATGAAAGTGAGAAATGAAATACTTAAGAAAGGTTTACTTGTTACGTTCATCGATAACCACGACATGGAGAGATTTGGTAAAGGAGTTACACCGAATATCACAATGCAGGCACTTGGCTTCTTACTCACTCTACCGGGTATGCCAGTTATATATTACGGAACAGAACAATATTTCGAAGAAACAAGGGCAAGCATGTTCAAAGGCGGTTGGGGCTCTTTTGGGGAAGACCATTTCAATACCAACAGCGATATGTACAGATTTATAAGAGAAGCTATAGAATTTAGAAAAGCCCATCCGGCAACACGCTATGGCGAGGTCAACATACTGCTCTCTGAGGTAAGAGGTGCGGGACTGCTTGTATACACGCTGAAATCCTCCGAAGAAGAACTCTTTATAATCATGAACACCGCAAACGATGCGAGGATATCGAACTTCAAGACTTCATACGAGCCAGGAACTACACTCGAACCCATATACAACGCAACCGGTGGAATAAGCTCGCCTATAGTTGTCAAGGAGAACGGTTACATAACAGTAAGGATACCTGCACGTACATTTACGGTTTTCGCAATTTCGAAGGACAAGTCTGAAGTTTATAAACCAACTACGAAAGTAAGTGTGAGCATTAAACCAAACGAAAAAGTAACGGCTCTGAAAGAAATTCTTGGAGAAACAGACGCGAGAACAGTCTATGTCTACTTTGACAGAAAAGCTGAAAGTGAGCAGAAAATAGAACCGAAGAATGGAAAATTCTCGTTTGTTATTGACCCATTCAAGTTAGATCCCGGCGAACACGTACTCCTTGTCAGGGCGGTCGGAAAGAACGTAAGGGACACGGTATACACTGAGGAGATTAAGTTCATTGTCGAGCTTGAAAAGAAGTTGCTTGCAGAGGCAAAAGACCCGGCGGATGATGATATAGGACCAAGCGGTACATACATCTATCCAACAGACGCTACGTTCAAGCGTCAAATGGATATACTTGAAGCAAAGGTAGAAAGCATAGGAAGTACCTTAGTAATATCCGTGAAGCCACGCGATTTAACAAAGAGCTGGGGACCACCGAACGGATTTGACCATGTTACATACCAGATATTCATAGATGATCCAAGCAGAAAAGGCACAGGAGTTCTTCCACTGCAGAACTATGCATTCGACAACTGGGATTGGGATTGGGAGGTATTCGCAACTGGTTGGTCGAGTGCGATATACACAGCTCAAGGTTCTACGAAAGACAAGTTCGGTACACAGCTTGGTTCACCTGAAGTTTTTGTTGAAGATGGTTGGGTGAAGATAATCGTCAAAGGCGACTGGGTTGGAAATCCTTCATCTTTCAGTGGCTGGACTGTATACGTAACGAGTTGGGATTACGATGGAATAGAGAGTAAATTCAGACCATTGCAACAAGAACCTAAGGCATACATAATGGGTGGGGGCAATCCGACGGATCCGCTTATAATGGACGATGTATGGCTCGAATTAGAATAA
- a CDS encoding iron-containing alcohol dehydrogenase has product MENFVFHNPTKLVFGNGTVEKIGEFLKKDGIKRVLMLYGGGSIKKNGVYEKVVRSLVENGIEKVEVSGVRPNPVLSKVHEAIRIAKYNQVEAILAVGGGSVVDSAKAVAAGYYYDGDIWDAFIGRYNVKKALPLYVVLTMSATGTEMNGNGVVTNEVTQEKFYFGSKHVYPVVSIVDPTTQYSLPANQVVYGAIDAISHVMEYYFDVAGSDLLDRIDEGIIKTLIEATEIILKEPENYEARANFCLATTLALNGLTGMGTTGGDWSSHELEHAISALNPDVAHGAGLAIVFPAWMTYVKDKISHKLVKFDKNIFGLDREVKPEEVIDKLKCWYKKIGAPTTLKEVGFAKEDIEKLTEIANKHAPFGTVKELTKEDIRKIYEIAYE; this is encoded by the coding sequence ATGGAAAATTTCGTTTTCCACAACCCTACGAAACTGGTTTTCGGAAATGGAACGGTTGAGAAAATCGGAGAGTTTTTAAAAAAAGACGGAATCAAGAGAGTGTTAATGCTCTACGGTGGAGGTTCTATAAAAAAGAACGGAGTTTATGAAAAGGTTGTAAGATCACTCGTCGAAAACGGTATAGAAAAGGTTGAAGTCTCCGGTGTAAGACCGAACCCAGTGCTTTCAAAAGTACATGAGGCGATAAGGATAGCCAAGTACAATCAAGTTGAAGCGATATTGGCAGTCGGTGGCGGAAGCGTCGTTGACAGTGCAAAAGCGGTAGCGGCAGGTTACTACTACGACGGTGACATATGGGATGCATTTATCGGAAGGTACAACGTTAAGAAGGCTCTGCCACTGTATGTTGTGCTAACGATGTCTGCGACGGGTACTGAGATGAACGGCAACGGCGTGGTGACGAACGAAGTTACCCAGGAGAAATTCTACTTCGGCTCAAAGCATGTTTACCCTGTTGTTTCGATTGTTGACCCAACAACGCAGTATTCCTTGCCAGCAAATCAAGTTGTTTACGGTGCAATCGATGCTATAAGTCACGTTATGGAATATTACTTCGATGTTGCTGGAAGTGATTTGCTTGATAGAATAGACGAAGGTATAATTAAGACACTTATCGAGGCAACGGAAATAATTTTGAAAGAACCAGAAAATTACGAAGCTCGGGCAAATTTCTGTCTTGCTACCACACTAGCGCTCAACGGACTTACAGGTATGGGAACGACTGGTGGAGATTGGTCTTCTCACGAACTTGAACACGCTATAAGCGCACTTAATCCAGACGTAGCTCATGGAGCGGGACTTGCCATAGTCTTTCCAGCGTGGATGACTTATGTAAAAGACAAGATTTCCCATAAGTTGGTTAAATTTGATAAGAATATATTTGGTTTGGATAGAGAGGTTAAGCCAGAAGAAGTTATCGATAAACTCAAATGCTGGTACAAGAAGATCGGTGCACCCACTACTTTAAAAGAAGTTGGATTTGCTAAAGAAGACATTGAAAAATTAACAGAAATTGCTAACAAACATGCACCGTTTGGCACGGTTAAGGAATTGACAAAGGAAGATATAAGAAAAATATATGAGATTGCGTATGAATAA
- a CDS encoding potassium channel family protein, which yields MKKLTRTNLKFYVIVVGCGKIGLELATRLSKIGFNVTIIDKNPDALSLLPEDYGGFVIIGDATERETLSRAKAERADIIISTTEDDTTNYFISTVGAKIFGIPKVLSLVNNKENVELFEKSGIEVISPIHLAVYTSERRILEGFEVQEVFEDMDGEAK from the coding sequence GTGAAGAAATTGACACGGACTAATCTCAAATTCTATGTTATAGTCGTTGGGTGCGGCAAAATTGGACTTGAGCTCGCGACAAGGCTTTCAAAAATAGGTTTCAACGTTACCATAATAGACAAAAATCCAGATGCACTTTCTTTATTGCCTGAAGACTATGGCGGATTCGTTATAATCGGTGATGCAACTGAACGTGAAACGTTGAGTAGGGCAAAAGCTGAAAGGGCAGATATAATAATAAGTACAACGGAGGATGACACAACAAACTACTTCATATCAACCGTTGGAGCAAAGATATTTGGAATACCAAAAGTTTTGTCGCTCGTTAACAATAAAGAAAATGTTGAATTGTTTGAAAAAAGTGGCATAGAGGTTATTTCACCAATTCACCTTGCAGTTTACACGTCAGAGAGGCGAATACTCGAAGGTTTTGAAGTCCAAGAAGTTTTTGAGGACATGGATGGTGAGGCGAAGTGA
- a CDS encoding DUF6115 domain-containing protein: MTAFNWFVILATISTLAFAWAVYLLQNFKSQNEKTKIEEEEEKLVELIGKVRIFVDSKLEQLDKKMEETRSLIKELNEMYISLSALLVKAPSEETNQPTENPSLVNQIYKPAYQNIEVGSLDASNVNSIKELDKKAKNVKSEDEQLYESYKMTEELVEEKKENIIFDMYLSGIEPVEIAKRMKMGVGEVQLIIDLMKRQKT, from the coding sequence ATGACAGCGTTCAACTGGTTTGTTATACTTGCGACTATAAGCACACTTGCTTTTGCCTGGGCAGTATACCTTCTTCAAAATTTCAAAAGTCAGAATGAGAAGACGAAGATAGAGGAGGAGGAGGAGAAACTCGTCGAACTTATAGGTAAAGTGCGCATCTTTGTAGATTCCAAACTTGAACAACTGGATAAGAAAATGGAAGAGACAAGAAGCTTAATAAAAGAACTAAACGAAATGTACATATCTCTTTCGGCACTACTTGTGAAAGCACCGTCCGAGGAGACTAACCAGCCAACTGAAAATCCGTCATTAGTGAATCAAATTTACAAACCAGCGTATCAAAATATAGAAGTAGGAAGCTTGGATGCAAGTAATGTGAATAGCATTAAAGAGCTTGACAAAAAGGCCAAGAATGTCAAAAGCGAGGACGAACAACTCTACGAATCCTACAAAATGACTGAAGAGCTTGTGGAAGAAAAGAAGGAAAATATAATATTTGACATGTACCTGAGCGGTATAGAACCTGTTGAGATAGCGAAGAGAATGAAAATGGGAGTAGGTGAAGTACAGCTTATCATAGACCTCATGAAAAGACAGAAAACTTAA
- a CDS encoding potassium channel family protein: protein MKVIIIGGERVPYFLAKRLIGSGYDVYFVNKSKELCDEYSRTLNATIINGDGTSKYVLDQLQIEPNDIIVLLTERDRKNFFIARLVQEYYKVKNVVTLLNNTENEDIFQRYGIRTLKVTDLIMNNIEPLLFGNKVMKDLEEELTNKGAEVLMIPIEYDSKIAHKELKELNVPQDMLVVGVIRKNRFIISRGDTVIEPGDELIIVCASERRSEAEAFFRM from the coding sequence GTGAAAGTAATAATAATTGGTGGAGAACGAGTACCTTACTTCCTTGCCAAGCGACTCATAGGGAGCGGTTATGACGTTTATTTTGTAAACAAAAGCAAAGAACTATGCGATGAATATTCAAGAACATTGAACGCAACAATTATAAACGGCGACGGAACTTCAAAATATGTTTTGGATCAGTTACAAATAGAACCTAACGACATCATAGTGCTCCTAACAGAACGGGACAGAAAAAACTTCTTCATAGCGAGACTTGTCCAAGAATACTACAAGGTCAAGAACGTAGTAACGTTGCTTAATAACACAGAAAATGAGGATATTTTCCAAAGATACGGGATAAGGACTCTCAAGGTTACAGACTTGATAATGAACAACATAGAACCTCTCCTCTTCGGAAATAAGGTGATGAAGGATTTAGAAGAAGAGCTCACGAATAAAGGCGCGGAAGTGCTAATGATTCCTATTGAATACGATTCAAAAATAGCTCATAAAGAGTTGAAAGAACTGAACGTACCTCAAGATATGCTTGTGGTTGGGGTTATAAGGAAAAACAGATTCATAATTTCTCGCGGCGATACTGTTATAGAACCAGGGGATGAATTAATTATTGTCTGTGCTTCAGAAAGGCGTTCGGAAGCTGAAGCGTTCTTCAGAATGTAA
- the amrA gene encoding AmmeMemoRadiSam system protein A, with amino-acid sequence MIGEHPFVRWAIEVIENYVLHRKKIEPHSDLPEELFKRKAGAFVTLHNLDGSLRGCIGTFAPVRENLAYEIRDNAIAAATQDPRFPPVQPHELDNIVVNVDILSPYEPVRSIEELDPKKYGIIVQKGWRRGLLLPDIEGVDTVEEQIRIAKLKAGIYDDDFEILRFTVERYR; translated from the coding sequence ATGATAGGCGAGCACCCATTTGTAAGGTGGGCAATAGAAGTGATAGAGAATTATGTACTTCACAGAAAGAAAATAGAACCACATTCCGACTTACCAGAAGAGCTCTTTAAACGTAAAGCAGGGGCCTTCGTTACACTCCACAACCTCGATGGTTCGCTGCGCGGCTGCATAGGTACATTTGCTCCGGTAAGAGAGAACTTGGCGTACGAAATTCGGGACAATGCTATAGCTGCTGCAACTCAAGATCCGAGATTTCCACCAGTTCAACCTCATGAGCTTGACAATATCGTAGTCAATGTCGACATTCTAAGCCCTTACGAGCCAGTAAGGAGCATCGAAGAGCTTGATCCAAAGAAATATGGAATAATCGTACAAAAAGGCTGGAGGAGAGGGTTATTACTTCCAGACATAGAAGGTGTTGACACCGTTGAAGAGCAGATAAGAATTGCCAAATTGAAAGCCGGAATATACGATGACGATTTTGAAATTCTCAGATTCACTGTGGAAAGATACAGATGA